The Clostridia bacterium genome contains a region encoding:
- the yhbY gene encoding ribosome assembly RNA-binding protein YhbY has product MITNKQRAYLRGLANRLPALYQIGKNGIDETLLKTVDEALEAKELIKVHVLENCGESARDLCDALAEALNAEPVQTIGSKFVLYRESENKKQIDLKSCK; this is encoded by the coding sequence AGGCTTAGCAAATCGTCTGCCTGCCCTGTATCAGATTGGCAAAAACGGCATTGACGAAACATTACTTAAAACCGTAGACGAGGCTTTGGAAGCAAAGGAACTGATTAAAGTGCATGTATTGGAAAACTGCGGAGAAAGCGCAAGAGACCTTTGTGATGCGTTAGCAGAGGCCTTGAATGCTGAACCGGTACAAACCATCGGCAGCAAATTTGTTTTATACCGCGAGTCGGAAAACAAAAAACAGATTGATTTAAAATCCTGCAAATAA
- a CDS encoding extracellular solute-binding protein codes for MKKYIALLLCAILILSLCSCKKEVAAKKEITLLCCAEYLTEDLLKSFEKEYGITVKVEQLLSETEISEKLKADPTGYDLVIASDYTVNELRLLNLLQPMDRNKIENAKNLDPAYSNFYFDPKNEYTIPLNVAAVLVAYNKKTCPLKVKSYADLLNPKLKDQIVFLNSSNVLAGISNLYMGLDPISIEKLSELPAHLTAFAENTQSVHDYAAQEILASGKASVGVMFNPQIAEAIQKNKDLQLVYPEEGFILAADAIAYCSLDEPNISATQFVNYLLTDTVNAKMIQNLSGCPTIKGSAEKMDKAYASVMGNILDSAQIQNGHFFCKIAPEIQREFDNLYIESFREHLINLQMAYEAEEQAALEAEQAEQAEQAQQAEQAENQE; via the coding sequence ATGAAAAAATATATCGCACTTCTTTTGTGCGCCATTCTCATTTTATCCCTATGCAGCTGCAAAAAAGAAGTGGCAGCAAAAAAAGAAATCACCCTGCTTTGCTGTGCCGAATATTTAACCGAAGACCTTTTAAAGAGCTTCGAGAAAGAGTACGGCATCACCGTAAAGGTAGAACAACTGCTCTCTGAAACCGAAATTTCCGAAAAGCTCAAGGCTGACCCGACAGGATATGATTTAGTCATCGCTTCGGATTATACCGTAAACGAATTGCGTCTTTTAAATCTTCTGCAGCCCATGGACAGAAACAAAATTGAAAATGCCAAAAACCTAGACCCTGCCTACAGCAACTTTTATTTTGACCCCAAAAACGAATACACCATTCCGTTAAATGTTGCGGCAGTGCTTGTGGCATATAATAAAAAGACCTGTCCCTTAAAAGTAAAAAGCTATGCAGATTTACTGAACCCGAAGCTGAAGGATCAGATTGTCTTTTTAAACAGCTCCAATGTTTTGGCAGGCATTTCCAATCTTTACATGGGTTTAGACCCCATCAGTATCGAAAAGCTTTCAGAACTTCCTGCCCATCTTACCGCCTTTGCGGAAAACACCCAAAGCGTGCACGACTATGCAGCCCAGGAGATTTTAGCCTCAGGCAAAGCATCTGTTGGTGTCATGTTTAATCCTCAGATTGCAGAAGCAATCCAAAAAAACAAGGATTTACAGCTTGTCTATCCCGAGGAAGGATTTATTCTCGCCGCAGATGCAATTGCCTATTGCAGTCTGGACGAGCCCAACATTTCCGCAACGCAGTTTGTAAATTATCTGCTGACCGACACGGTAAACGCAAAAATGATTCAGAATCTGAGCGGTTGCCCGACCATAAAAGGCTCTGCAGAGAAAATGGACAAGGCTTATGCCTCTGTCATGGGAAACATTTTAGATTCTGCGCAGATTCAGAACGGTCATTTTTTCTGTAAAATCGCGCCCGAAATTCAGCGCGAGTTTGACAACCTTTACATTGAAAGCTTCAGAGAACATCTGATTAATCTGCAGATGGCATACGAAGCTGAAGAGCAGGCTGCCTTAGAAGCAGAACAGGCAGAACAGGCAGAACAGGCACAGCAGGCAGAACAAGCTGAAAACCAAGAATAA